The following are from one region of the Silurus meridionalis isolate SWU-2019-XX chromosome 25, ASM1480568v1, whole genome shotgun sequence genome:
- the usf1l gene encoding upstream transcription factor 1, like isoform X2, which produces MKGQQKSPDPQVDVPIMEEGSIATAVDPSAVTTIQSAATYSTEQPIKYVFKTEGNTGQVTYRVIHVADGQMEAQADGTAAVSVVTGFPAAMQDGTPPITRAVYSQAEGLDTEATEGHYYYPSTISDTAPATIVTNVHAADSLLAQPTSAGQLYVMMSPQDVLSTTNQSKAETPCSSRDDKRRAQHNEVERRRRDKINNWIVQLSKTIPDCTLDSTKSNQSKGGILSKACDYIQELRQSNSRLSEELETLERLKLDNQLLRQEVEDWKSKNQMLRNQLRHHGIVTASSMDPQ; this is translated from the exons ATGAAGGG GCAACAGAAAAGCCCTGATCCACAGGTGGATGTGCCAATCATGGAGGAGG GATCTATCGCTACAGCTGTTGATCCATCTGCTGTCACGACGATACAGTCAGCAGCCACATATTCTACCGAACAACCAATAAAATACGTTTTCAAAACGGAGGGAAATACCGGACAG GTGACCTATCGAGTAATCCATGTAGCTGATGGGCAAATGGAAGCCCAGGCAGATGGAACTGCAGCTGTTAGTGTTGTGACTGGCTTCCCTGCAGCAATGCAGGATGGAACACCCCCAATAACACGG GCTGTGTACTCTCAGGCTGAGGGTCTGGATACTGAGGCCACGGAGGGTCACTACTATTACCCATCCACAATCAGTGATACTGCTCCAGCCACCATAGTAACCAATGTCCATGCGGCAGATTCTCTGCTGGCGCAGCCTACTTCTGCAG GCCAACTCTATGTAATGATGTCACCACAGGATGTTTTGAGCACAACCAATCAGAG TAAGGCAGAGACTCCTTGCTCTTCAAGAGATGACAAGAGGAGAGCACAGCATAATGAAG TTGAACGTAGACGCAGGGACAAAATAAACAACTGGATCGTCCAGCTGTCTAAAACAATCCCTGACTGTACTTTAGACTCAACTAAATCTAACCAG AGTAAAGGTGGGATCCTGTCCAAAGCCTGTGATTACATTCAGGAGTTACGCCAAAGCAATTCCCGATTATCAGAGGAGCTGGAAACGCTGGAGAGACTAAAGTTGGACAACCAGCTTCTCAGACAAGAG GTGGAAGACTGGAAATCTAAGAATCAAATGCTTCGAAACCAGCTGAGGCATCATGGTATCGTCACCGCGTCGAGTATGGACCCTCAGTGA
- the usf1l gene encoding upstream transcription factor 1, like isoform X3 → MEEGSIATAVDPSAVTTIQSAATYSTEQPIKYVFKTEGNTGQVTYRVIHVADGQMEAQADGTAAVSVVTGFPAAMQDGTPPITRAVYSQAEGLDTEATEGHYYYPSTISDTAPATIVTNVHAADSLLAQPTSAGQLYVMMSPQDVLSTTNQSKAETPCSSRDDKRRAQHNEVERRRRDKINNWIVQLSKTIPDCTLDSTKSNQSKGGILSKACDYIQELRQSNSRLSEELETLERLKLDNQLLRQEVEDWKSKNQMLRNQLRHHGIVTASSMDPQ, encoded by the exons ATGGAGGAGG GATCTATCGCTACAGCTGTTGATCCATCTGCTGTCACGACGATACAGTCAGCAGCCACATATTCTACCGAACAACCAATAAAATACGTTTTCAAAACGGAGGGAAATACCGGACAG GTGACCTATCGAGTAATCCATGTAGCTGATGGGCAAATGGAAGCCCAGGCAGATGGAACTGCAGCTGTTAGTGTTGTGACTGGCTTCCCTGCAGCAATGCAGGATGGAACACCCCCAATAACACGG GCTGTGTACTCTCAGGCTGAGGGTCTGGATACTGAGGCCACGGAGGGTCACTACTATTACCCATCCACAATCAGTGATACTGCTCCAGCCACCATAGTAACCAATGTCCATGCGGCAGATTCTCTGCTGGCGCAGCCTACTTCTGCAG GCCAACTCTATGTAATGATGTCACCACAGGATGTTTTGAGCACAACCAATCAGAG TAAGGCAGAGACTCCTTGCTCTTCAAGAGATGACAAGAGGAGAGCACAGCATAATGAAG TTGAACGTAGACGCAGGGACAAAATAAACAACTGGATCGTCCAGCTGTCTAAAACAATCCCTGACTGTACTTTAGACTCAACTAAATCTAACCAG AGTAAAGGTGGGATCCTGTCCAAAGCCTGTGATTACATTCAGGAGTTACGCCAAAGCAATTCCCGATTATCAGAGGAGCTGGAAACGCTGGAGAGACTAAAGTTGGACAACCAGCTTCTCAGACAAGAG GTGGAAGACTGGAAATCTAAGAATCAAATGCTTCGAAACCAGCTGAGGCATCATGGTATCGTCACCGCGTCGAGTATGGACCCTCAGTGA
- the si:ch211-215c18.3 gene encoding uncharacterized protein si:ch211-215c18.3, protein MTLHSPLLAACSLLVFLSCMVGLTAASTGYHKPSFLDFDSWWYHTPRGPQIFSCLSYLERIVRVDCEFPKSDKIPGPFCEFKQDGRLMGTTNPNNPVHLIPPIETRRRSNVTLVPPNICRLTWMPMSDDRAYTYTCRVYQGSTWKENSMSFNQRNLLVCSGLNIVAHTALWILSITISVPVSLGLLSA, encoded by the exons ATGACTCTGCATTCTCCATTACTGGCAGCATGCAGCCTGCTGG TGTTTTTGTCATGTATGGTCGGACTGACTGCTGCATCAACGGGCTACCATAAACCAAGCTTTCTGGATTTTGACTCCTGGTGGTATCACACACCCCGCGGCCCTCAGATATTCTCCTGCCTTAGTTACTTGGAAAGGATTGTGCGTGTGGATTGCGAGTTTCCAAAAAGCGACAAGATCCCTGGGCCGTTTTGCGAGTTTAAACAGGATGGACGCCTGATGGGCACCACGAACCCCAACAACCCAGTGCACCTCATCCCACCCATAGAGACCAGACGTCGTTCAAATGTGACACTGGTGCCACCAAACATCTGCCGTCTCACCTGGATGCCTATGTCAGATGACCGGGCATACACTTACACCTGCAGGGTATATCAGGGAAGCACCTGGAAAGAGAATAGCATGTCCTTTAACCAAA GAAATCTGCTGGTTTGCTCTGGTTTGAATATAGTAGCCCACACTGCACTTTGGATTCTTTCCATTACCATCTCAGTTCCTGTCTCTCTGGGGCTTCTGTCAGCGTGA
- the usf1l gene encoding upstream transcription factor 1, like isoform X4 yields MGSLFLIVTVPLHLLQISKCVTVQQKSPDPQVDVPIMEEGSIATAVDPSAVTTIQSAATYSTEQPIKYVFKTEGNTGQVTYRVIHVADGQMEAQADGTAAVSVVTGFPAAMQDGTPPITRAVYSQAEGLDTEATEGHYYYPSTISDTAPATIVTNVHAADSLLAQPTSAGQLYVMMSPQDVLSTTNQSKAETPCSSRDDKRRAQHNEVERRRRDKINNWIVQLSKTIPDCTLDSTKSNQVGSCPKPVITFRSYAKAIPDYQRSWKRWRD; encoded by the exons ATGG GTTCGTTGTTCCTGATTGTTACAGTTCCCTTGCATTTGTTGCAGATCTCCAAATGTGTCACAGt GCAACAGAAAAGCCCTGATCCACAGGTGGATGTGCCAATCATGGAGGAGG GATCTATCGCTACAGCTGTTGATCCATCTGCTGTCACGACGATACAGTCAGCAGCCACATATTCTACCGAACAACCAATAAAATACGTTTTCAAAACGGAGGGAAATACCGGACAG GTGACCTATCGAGTAATCCATGTAGCTGATGGGCAAATGGAAGCCCAGGCAGATGGAACTGCAGCTGTTAGTGTTGTGACTGGCTTCCCTGCAGCAATGCAGGATGGAACACCCCCAATAACACGG GCTGTGTACTCTCAGGCTGAGGGTCTGGATACTGAGGCCACGGAGGGTCACTACTATTACCCATCCACAATCAGTGATACTGCTCCAGCCACCATAGTAACCAATGTCCATGCGGCAGATTCTCTGCTGGCGCAGCCTACTTCTGCAG GCCAACTCTATGTAATGATGTCACCACAGGATGTTTTGAGCACAACCAATCAGAG TAAGGCAGAGACTCCTTGCTCTTCAAGAGATGACAAGAGGAGAGCACAGCATAATGAAG TTGAACGTAGACGCAGGGACAAAATAAACAACTGGATCGTCCAGCTGTCTAAAACAATCCCTGACTGTACTTTAGACTCAACTAAATCTAACCAG GTGGGATCCTGTCCAAAGCCTGTGATTACATTCAGGAGTTACGCCAAAGCAATTCCCGATTATCAGAGGAGCTGGAAACGCTGGAGAGACTAA
- the usf1l gene encoding upstream transcription factor 1, like isoform X1 — MGSLFLIVTVPLHLLQISKCVTVQQKSPDPQVDVPIMEEGSIATAVDPSAVTTIQSAATYSTEQPIKYVFKTEGNTGQVTYRVIHVADGQMEAQADGTAAVSVVTGFPAAMQDGTPPITRAVYSQAEGLDTEATEGHYYYPSTISDTAPATIVTNVHAADSLLAQPTSAGQLYVMMSPQDVLSTTNQSKAETPCSSRDDKRRAQHNEVERRRRDKINNWIVQLSKTIPDCTLDSTKSNQSKGGILSKACDYIQELRQSNSRLSEELETLERLKLDNQLLRQEVEDWKSKNQMLRNQLRHHGIVTASSMDPQ; from the exons ATGG GTTCGTTGTTCCTGATTGTTACAGTTCCCTTGCATTTGTTGCAGATCTCCAAATGTGTCACAGt GCAACAGAAAAGCCCTGATCCACAGGTGGATGTGCCAATCATGGAGGAGG GATCTATCGCTACAGCTGTTGATCCATCTGCTGTCACGACGATACAGTCAGCAGCCACATATTCTACCGAACAACCAATAAAATACGTTTTCAAAACGGAGGGAAATACCGGACAG GTGACCTATCGAGTAATCCATGTAGCTGATGGGCAAATGGAAGCCCAGGCAGATGGAACTGCAGCTGTTAGTGTTGTGACTGGCTTCCCTGCAGCAATGCAGGATGGAACACCCCCAATAACACGG GCTGTGTACTCTCAGGCTGAGGGTCTGGATACTGAGGCCACGGAGGGTCACTACTATTACCCATCCACAATCAGTGATACTGCTCCAGCCACCATAGTAACCAATGTCCATGCGGCAGATTCTCTGCTGGCGCAGCCTACTTCTGCAG GCCAACTCTATGTAATGATGTCACCACAGGATGTTTTGAGCACAACCAATCAGAG TAAGGCAGAGACTCCTTGCTCTTCAAGAGATGACAAGAGGAGAGCACAGCATAATGAAG TTGAACGTAGACGCAGGGACAAAATAAACAACTGGATCGTCCAGCTGTCTAAAACAATCCCTGACTGTACTTTAGACTCAACTAAATCTAACCAG AGTAAAGGTGGGATCCTGTCCAAAGCCTGTGATTACATTCAGGAGTTACGCCAAAGCAATTCCCGATTATCAGAGGAGCTGGAAACGCTGGAGAGACTAAAGTTGGACAACCAGCTTCTCAGACAAGAG GTGGAAGACTGGAAATCTAAGAATCAAATGCTTCGAAACCAGCTGAGGCATCATGGTATCGTCACCGCGTCGAGTATGGACCCTCAGTGA